The Flavobacterium sp. 102 genomic interval AAGGGAATGATTTGATTGGGAATTGGCAAACAAATGATAAAATTTATCTGATCAAAATTTTTAAAGAAAATAATCAATATCAAGCTACTATCTATTCTATTAAAGGTAAAATAGTAGAGAAGAAAAAAAATAATATTTGGGATTTAAAGTTTAATCCTGACAAAAAAATATGGGAAAATGGAAAACTACAGTTACCCGATATGAAGCATAGTGTTGACTGTCAAATTAAAATGAGTAACAAGAACGAAGCCATAATTTTAGGATATCATGGAATAAAATTTCTTGGAAAAGAAAGAAAAATGAAACGAATAAATGAGTAAACATATCAAACTCTATATCAAGAATATGGTGTGCAGCCGTTGCAAGATGGTAGTGAAATCTGTATTTGAAAGAATGGAAATTAATACTATTTCAGTTGAGTTGGGTGAAGTCGAATTAAAAAATAACATTCCCGAAAATCAAAAAAACGAATTACTAAAAAATCTTCGTGCTTTTGGCTTTGATTTAATCGATGATAGGAAAAGTAAAACGATTGACAAGATTAAAACATTGATTATTGATTTAGTCCAAAATAAAAACAATGATTTAAAAACAAACCTTTCAGAATATTTATATCAAGAGCTAAACCAAGACTATAATACTTTGAGCAATCTCTTTTCCGAAGTAGAAAACACAACAATTGAAAAATACTTCATCAATCAAAAAATTGAAAAAGTAAAGGAGTTGATTGTGTATGATGAATTATCGCTTAGTCAAATTGCCTATTCATTAAATTACAGTAGCGTTTCGCATTTAAGTAACCAATTCAAAAAAGTAACCGGTTTTTCACCAACATACTTCAAGAATTTAAAATCGATTAAAAGAAAACAAATAGAAGATTTATAAATCTTGCAAATCAAACCCAAAATTGTGCAACTCTAAAAAACAGTTAAGAAGGAAATTTGTATTAAAATAATATAAAAGATGATACATACTTACAACATTACCGGAATGACTTGCGATGGTTGTCGAACCAAAGTCGAAAAAACATTGAATGCTATTGATGGCGTTGAAGCTAAAGTTTCATTAAAGCCACCCATAGCCACTATAACTATGGAAAAGCACATTCCAACAACACAATTGCAAGAAGCATTAACTGCTATTGGAAAATACACCATAGAAATGAGCAGCACTAAAACCAAGGAGCACACTTTAACGAAAGATGTTGCTGAAAAATCATGTTGCTCCATGAATTCCCACAATCATAAAAAAGAAACTGTTGTCCAAACCAATGCGCCAGGAAAGTATTATTGTCCAATGCATTGCGAAGGCGAAAAAGTTTACGACAAAGCAGGTGACTGTCCTGTGTGTGGCATGGATTTAGTCAAAGCACCTGAACTAACTGCAAACAAGACATTATATACGTGTCCTATGCACCCCGAAGTTATTCAAGAAACTCCGGGTTCATGTCCTATTTGTGGAATGGATTTAGTGCCAATGAATCCAAGCGATACCGAAGACCAAAAAACGTATAAGGATCTTGTAAAGAAGATGAAAATTGCGGTTGTATTTACAGTTCCCATTTTCGCCATTGCAATGATAGAAATGGCTCACAATAATCCATTATTTAAAATAATGGATGCTCCTAAATGGAATTGGGTACAATTACTATTGTCGCTGCCTGTAGTTTTTTATGCTTGTTGGATATTCTTTGTTCGGGCATGGAAATCCATCATTACATGGAATCTAAATATGTTTACCCTTATAGGAATTGGTACAGGAGTAGCTTTTCTTTTTAGCTTAGTCGGAATGTTTTTTCCTGATATTTTCCCAAGCGAATTCAAAACCGAACACGGAACAGTGTTGCTCTATTTTGAAGCCACGACAGTAATCTTGACTTTAGTTTTGTTAGGACAATTACTTGAAGCAAGAGCGCACAGTCAAACCAGTGGAGCAATAAAAGAATTATTAAAACTAGCACCTACAGAAGCTACTTTAGTAATAGAAGGAGGCGACAAAATAATCTCAATCCACGACATCAAAAAAGGAGATTTATTACGGGTAAAACCCGGAGACAAAATTCCTGTTGATGGGAAAATTACCGATGGTGAAAGCAGTATCGATGAAGCCATGATTACAGGCGAACCAATACCCGTTGACAAAAAGAAAGGCGACAATGTAATTGCCGGAACAATCAATGGGAACAAGTCATTTATAATGGTTGCAGAAAAAGTGGGTTCAGAAACACTACTCTCTCAAATCGTTCAAATGGTCAACGATGCTTCCCGTTCGAGAGCGCCAATCCAAAAATTAGCCGATAGCATTTCCAAATATTTTGTTCCTATTGTAGTAATTATATCAGCAATTACATTTATCATTTGGGCAAAGTTTGGTCCCGAACCGGCATTAGTATATGGTTTTATAAATGCTATTGCCGTTTTAATTATTGCTTGTCCGTGTGCGTTAGGATTAGCAACACCCATGTCAGTAATGGTAGGTGTTGGTAAAGGTGCACAATCCGGCGTTTTGATAAAAAATGCCGAAGCTCTGGAAAACATGAATAAAGTAAATGTGCTTATAACGGATAAAACAGGAACAATAACCGAAGGAAAACCATCAGTCGAAAAAATTTATGCGACCAATAACAACGATAACGATTTATTGCAAAGCATAGCTTCATTAAACCAATATAGTGAGCATCCATTAGCACAAGCAGTAGTCAATTATTCAAAAACAAAATCCATTTCATTAATTGAAGTTAAGGATTTTGAAGCCGTTGCCGGAAAAGGAGTTACAGGAACAGTAACCAATAAAAAAGTAGCATTAGGAAATAAAAAACTAATGGAGCAAGTCAAAGCAACAGTTTCTGATGATATAGAAAATAAAATCCTAACCGAACAGAAGCTCGGAAAAACAGTATCATACATAGCCGTTGACGGAATTGCTGTTGGTTTTGTATCAATTTCCGATGCTATTAAAGAATCAAGCGCAGCAGCCATTAAAGAATTGATGCGTCAAGGGGTTGAAGTAATTATGCTAACCGGAGACAATGAAAACACAGCCAAAGCCGTTGCGGATGAATTGGGATTAGCGTCGTATAAAGCAGGATGCTTACCCGAAGACAAACTCAAAGAAATTAAAAAATTACAATCAGAGGGAAAAATTGTAGCCATGGCTGGCGATGGTATTAATGATGCTCCGGCATTAGCACAAGCCAATATCGGAATAGCAATGGGAACCGGAACAGACGTAGCCATAGAAAGTGCCAAAATCACTTTAGTAAAAGGCGATTTACAAGGCATTGTAAAAGCCAAAAACTTAAGCCATGCTGTTATGAGAAATATTAAACAAAATCTTTTTTTCGCCTTTTTCTATAACGTATTAGGTGTACCAATTGCAGCAGGAGTTTTATATCCAGTTTTTGGAATTTTATTATCTCCTATGATCGCCGCTTTAGCAATGTCATTTAGTTCTGTATCTGTAATTGTAAATGCATTGAGATTACGAAATTTAAAACTTTAAATAATAACAAAAACAACAAAATGAAATTAATTAATAATGTAGATAAATTAGGCACTCTGGGGCTTTTTTTCACAGCACTGTTTTCGCCTTGCTGTTTTCCTCTTTTTGCATTTGCAGCATCAGCTCTTGGACTTGGAAGCTTTGAATTATTTGGAGGATGGACGATGTGGATTTTTCAAGCGATGGTTTTAATTTCCATTGTTGGCTTAATCATTTCCTATCGTAAACATCGTTGCCTGTATCCTTTATTAATAGCAATCCCGAGTGGAATAACAATATTATTTGCCTATTATTTTAGCAAATCAGAAAATGCAGTTTATTTAATTTATGCTGGTATGCTTGGGCTTTTCATAGCTACGATAGTAAATTATTATCGAAACAAATTACACGGAAATTGTGATACTTGCACTATCTACAATGGAAAATCAGTAGAATTAAAATCTACATTAACATGTCCAAATTGTGGGTATAGTAAAGACGAAATAATGCCAACCGATGCTTGTCAGTTTTTTTATGAGTGTGAAAAATGCAAAACAGTTTTAAGACCTAAACAAGGCGATTGTTGCGTTTATTGTAGTTACGGAACTGTAAAGTGTCCACCAATACAAGCCGGAGATAATTGCTGTTAGAAATCACAAAATCAATATAACATAAAGTATAAAAATACAGTAATCAATAATTCAAAACAATGAAAAAAATATTCCTATTTCCCCTAATTATTTTACAATCAGTATTTATTTCTGCACAAAACAAAGTCCAGATAAGAATTACTTCTGCCAGTCCGGCAGCTTCATTTGAGCAAGAAGTAGGTAGTGCAAAAATCAAAATAACATACAGCAGACCGTTGGTCAGAGGGCGTAAAATATTTGGTGAGTTAGTACCTTTTGATAAGCTTTGGCGCACTGGTGCAAGTGACTGTACTGTCATAACAACTTCCGAAGATATTTCTTTTGGTAACAATGTATTAAAAACGGGTAGCTATTCAATATACTCAATTCCTTCAATAAATGAGTGGACTATAATTGTCAACTCAGACACTACTTTACATGGTGAAACTGGCTATGATGAGAAAAAAGATATTATGCGTTTCAAAGTCCCTTTAGAAAAAAGTCACAACTTTTATGAAACATTTACTATTGAATTAAATGACATCAATAGCAAAGGAGAAGCATTTCTAAAAATACTTTGGGAAAATACAATGGTTAAAATACCTGTAAAGAGCAAAGAGGACGATACTTTAATAGCGTTGATAAATCAACATATCATTAAAGCAAAAACGAAAGATGCCGCTTTATTATTTCAGGCCGCTAATTATTACTACAGTACTAATAGAGATTATAAACAAGCAATTCTATGGCTTTTGGAAGCAGAAAAAATAAACCCTGAAAATTTTTACTACCCAAATTTGAGACAAAAAATAGCTTCAGAAGCAAAAGATTATACTAATGCAATTGAAGCAGCAAAGAAAGCACTTTCGCTGGCGGATAAGGAAAAAATGAAAAGTTCAATAGAAATATTGAAGAAAAAAATAGCTGATTGGGAAATAATACTAAAAAATTAAAGTCATGAAAATCAAATTGTCAATTATAGTCTTTCTTTTTTTTACAATTCATTTTGTTACAGCACAAATTAATTCAACGCAAACATTTTACACCTGTGTAATGCATCCCGA includes:
- a CDS encoding DUF2147 domain-containing protein, whose product is MNKRIILIVFLLTNLFGFTQNEGNDLIGNWQTNDKIYLIKIFKENNQYQATIYSIKGKIVEKKKNNIWDLKFNPDKKIWENGKLQLPDMKHSVDCQIKMSNKNEAIILGYHGIKFLGKERKMKRINE
- a CDS encoding DUF2911 domain-containing protein, producing the protein MKKIFLFPLIILQSVFISAQNKVQIRITSASPAASFEQEVGSAKIKITYSRPLVRGRKIFGELVPFDKLWRTGASDCTVITTSEDISFGNNVLKTGSYSIYSIPSINEWTIIVNSDTTLHGETGYDEKKDIMRFKVPLEKSHNFYETFTIELNDINSKGEAFLKILWENTMVKIPVKSKEDDTLIALINQHIIKAKTKDAALLFQAANYYYSTNRDYKQAILWLLEAEKINPENFYYPNLRQKIASEAKDYTNAIEAAKKALSLADKEKMKSSIEILKKKIADWEIILKN
- a CDS encoding AraC family transcriptional regulator — translated: MSKHIKLYIKNMVCSRCKMVVKSVFERMEINTISVELGEVELKNNIPENQKNELLKNLRAFGFDLIDDRKSKTIDKIKTLIIDLVQNKNNDLKTNLSEYLYQELNQDYNTLSNLFSEVENTTIEKYFINQKIEKVKELIVYDELSLSQIAYSLNYSSVSHLSNQFKKVTGFSPTYFKNLKSIKRKQIEDL
- a CDS encoding heavy metal translocating P-type ATPase, whose product is MIHTYNITGMTCDGCRTKVEKTLNAIDGVEAKVSLKPPIATITMEKHIPTTQLQEALTAIGKYTIEMSSTKTKEHTLTKDVAEKSCCSMNSHNHKKETVVQTNAPGKYYCPMHCEGEKVYDKAGDCPVCGMDLVKAPELTANKTLYTCPMHPEVIQETPGSCPICGMDLVPMNPSDTEDQKTYKDLVKKMKIAVVFTVPIFAIAMIEMAHNNPLFKIMDAPKWNWVQLLLSLPVVFYACWIFFVRAWKSIITWNLNMFTLIGIGTGVAFLFSLVGMFFPDIFPSEFKTEHGTVLLYFEATTVILTLVLLGQLLEARAHSQTSGAIKELLKLAPTEATLVIEGGDKIISIHDIKKGDLLRVKPGDKIPVDGKITDGESSIDEAMITGEPIPVDKKKGDNVIAGTINGNKSFIMVAEKVGSETLLSQIVQMVNDASRSRAPIQKLADSISKYFVPIVVIISAITFIIWAKFGPEPALVYGFINAIAVLIIACPCALGLATPMSVMVGVGKGAQSGVLIKNAEALENMNKVNVLITDKTGTITEGKPSVEKIYATNNNDNDLLQSIASLNQYSEHPLAQAVVNYSKTKSISLIEVKDFEAVAGKGVTGTVTNKKVALGNKKLMEQVKATVSDDIENKILTEQKLGKTVSYIAVDGIAVGFVSISDAIKESSAAAIKELMRQGVEVIMLTGDNENTAKAVADELGLASYKAGCLPEDKLKEIKKLQSEGKIVAMAGDGINDAPALAQANIGIAMGTGTDVAIESAKITLVKGDLQGIVKAKNLSHAVMRNIKQNLFFAFFYNVLGVPIAAGVLYPVFGILLSPMIAALAMSFSSVSVIVNALRLRNLKL
- a CDS encoding GDCCVxC domain-containing (seleno)protein, which translates into the protein MYNGKSVELKSTLTCPNCGYSKDEIMPTDACQFFYECEKCKTVLRPKQGDCCVYCSYGTVKCPPIQAGDNCC